The following proteins come from a genomic window of Citrobacter europaeus:
- a CDS encoding nitrate reductase subunit alpha, giving the protein MSKFLDRFRYFKQKGETFADGHGQLLNTNRDWEDGYRQRWQHDKVVRSTHGVNCTGSCSWKIYVKNGLVTWETQQTDYPRTRPDMPNHEPRGCPRGASYSWYLYSANRLKYPLMRKRLMKMWREAKKLHSDPVDAWASIIEDADKAKSFKQARGRGGFVRSSWQEVNELIAASNVYTIKTYGPDRVAGFSPIPAMSMVSYASGARYMSLIGGTCLSFYDWYCDLPPASPQTWGEQTDVPESADWYNSSYILAWGSNVPQTRTPDAHFFTEVRYKGTKTVAITPDYAEIAKLCDLWLAPKQGTDAAMAMAMGHVMLREFHLDNPSQYFTDYVRRYTDMPMLVMLEERDGYYAAGRMLRAADLVDSLGQENNPEWKTVAINSNGDMVAPNGSIGFRWGEKGKWNLEQRDGTSGDETELQLSLLGSQDDIAEVGFPYFGGEGTEHFSKVELENILLHKLPVKRLQLADGSTALVTTVYDLTMANYGLERGLNDENCATSYDDVKAYTPAWAEKITGVSRSQIVRIAREFADNADKTHGRSMIIVGAGLNHWYHLDMNYRGLINMLVFCGCIGQSGGGWAHYVGQEKLRPQTGWQPLAFALDWQRPPRHMNSTSYFYNHSSQWRYETVTAQELLSPMADKSRYSGHLIDFNVRAERMGWLPSAPQLGTNPLRIAEEAQKAGMTPVDYTVKSLKDGSIRFAAEQPENGKNHPRNLFIWRSNLLGSSGKGHEYMLKYLLGTEHGIQGKDLGQQSGVKPEEVEWQDNGLDGKLDLVVTLDFRLSSTCLYSDIVLPTATWYEKDDMNTSDMHPFIHPLSAAVDPAWESKSDWEIYKAIAKKFSEVCVGHLGKETDVVTLPIQHDSAAELAQPLDVKDWKKGECDLIPGVTAPHIMTVERDYPATYERFTSIGPLMEKIGNGGKGIAWNTQSEMDLLRKLNYTKAEGPAKGQPMLDTAIDAAEMILTLAPETNGQVAVKAWAALSEFTGRDHTHLALNKEDEKIRFRDIQAQPRKIISSPTWSGLEDEHVSYNAGYTNVHELIPWRTLSGRQQLYQDHQWMRDFGESLLVYRPPIDTRSVKAVIGEKSNGNPEKALNFLTPHQKWGIHSTYSDNLLMLTLSRGGPIVWMSEVDAKDLGIEDNDWIEVFNSNGALTARAVVSQRVPAGMTMMYHAQERIVNLPGSEITQQRGGIHNSVTRITPKPTHMIGGYAQLAYGFNYYGTVGSNRDEFVVVRKMKNINWLDGEGNDQVQESVK; this is encoded by the coding sequence ATGAGTAAATTCCTGGACCGGTTTCGCTACTTCAAGCAGAAGGGCGAAACCTTTGCCGATGGGCATGGCCAGCTTCTCAATACCAACAGGGACTGGGAGGACGGATACCGCCAGCGTTGGCAGCATGACAAAGTCGTACGTTCAACCCACGGGGTAAACTGCACAGGCTCATGCAGCTGGAAAATCTATGTGAAAAATGGTCTGGTGACCTGGGAAACCCAGCAAACTGACTACCCACGCACGCGTCCAGATATGCCTAACCACGAGCCTCGCGGCTGTCCACGTGGTGCAAGCTATTCCTGGTATCTCTACAGCGCTAACCGTCTGAAATACCCACTGATGCGCAAACGTCTGATGAAGATGTGGCGTGAAGCCAAAAAGCTGCACAGCGATCCGGTAGATGCATGGGCATCCATTATCGAAGACGCCGATAAAGCAAAAAGCTTCAAACAAGCGCGTGGTCGTGGTGGGTTTGTTCGCTCTTCATGGCAGGAAGTGAATGAACTGATTGCCGCATCTAACGTATACACCATCAAAACCTATGGTCCTGACCGTGTCGCAGGCTTCTCACCGATCCCGGCGATGTCGATGGTTTCTTATGCTTCCGGCGCACGCTATATGTCGCTGATTGGCGGTACCTGCCTGAGCTTTTATGACTGGTACTGTGACCTGCCGCCGGCTTCCCCACAGACCTGGGGCGAGCAGACTGACGTACCGGAATCTGCTGACTGGTATAACTCCAGCTACATTCTTGCATGGGGCTCTAACGTCCCGCAGACCCGTACTCCGGATGCACACTTCTTTACCGAAGTTCGGTACAAAGGGACCAAAACGGTAGCAATTACCCCGGACTACGCAGAAATCGCCAAACTCTGCGACCTGTGGCTGGCACCGAAGCAGGGAACCGATGCGGCAATGGCAATGGCGATGGGCCACGTCATGCTGCGCGAGTTCCACCTCGATAACCCGAGCCAGTACTTCACCGACTACGTTCGTCGTTATACCGACATGCCAATGCTGGTGATGCTCGAAGAGCGCGACGGCTACTATGCTGCTGGTCGTATGCTGCGTGCAGCGGATCTGGTTGACTCCCTGGGCCAGGAAAATAATCCGGAATGGAAAACCGTCGCTATCAACAGCAACGGCGATATGGTTGCGCCAAACGGTTCAATTGGTTTCCGTTGGGGTGAAAAAGGCAAATGGAACCTCGAGCAGCGCGACGGCACGTCTGGTGATGAAACCGAACTGCAGCTCAGCCTGCTGGGTAGCCAGGATGATATCGCCGAAGTGGGCTTCCCGTACTTTGGCGGCGAAGGCACCGAGCACTTCAGCAAAGTAGAACTGGAAAACATTCTGCTGCATAAATTGCCGGTTAAACGCCTGCAACTCGCCGATGGCTCTACCGCGCTGGTGACCACCGTTTACGATCTGACTATGGCCAACTACGGTCTGGAACGCGGTCTGAACGATGAAAACTGCGCAACCAGCTACGATGACGTGAAAGCGTACACACCGGCCTGGGCAGAAAAAATCACTGGCGTATCACGCTCTCAGATCGTACGCATCGCCCGCGAATTTGCGGATAACGCCGATAAAACGCACGGTCGTTCGATGATTATCGTCGGTGCGGGTCTGAACCACTGGTATCACCTCGATATGAACTATCGTGGCCTGATCAATATGCTGGTGTTCTGCGGCTGTATCGGCCAGAGCGGCGGCGGTTGGGCCCACTATGTCGGCCAGGAAAAACTGCGCCCGCAAACCGGCTGGCAGCCGCTGGCGTTTGCGCTTGACTGGCAGCGTCCGCCTCGTCATATGAACAGCACCTCCTACTTCTATAACCACTCCAGCCAATGGCGCTATGAGACGGTTACTGCGCAGGAACTGCTGTCCCCGATGGCAGACAAATCCCGCTACAGCGGTCATTTGATTGACTTTAACGTTCGCGCTGAACGTATGGGCTGGTTGCCATCTGCGCCGCAGTTAGGGACTAACCCGCTGCGTATCGCCGAAGAAGCGCAGAAAGCAGGCATGACGCCGGTGGACTACACCGTTAAATCCCTGAAAGATGGTTCCATTCGCTTTGCGGCAGAGCAGCCGGAAAACGGTAAAAACCATCCGCGTAATCTGTTTATCTGGCGTTCTAACCTACTCGGTTCTTCCGGTAAAGGCCACGAGTACATGCTGAAGTATCTGCTGGGTACTGAACATGGTATTCAGGGCAAAGATCTCGGCCAGCAGAGCGGCGTGAAGCCGGAAGAAGTGGAATGGCAGGATAACGGACTGGACGGCAAACTGGATCTGGTCGTTACGCTGGACTTCCGCCTGTCGAGTACTTGTCTGTATTCCGATATCGTGCTGCCGACCGCAACCTGGTATGAAAAAGACGATATGAATACCTCGGATATGCATCCGTTTATTCATCCTCTGTCTGCAGCCGTTGACCCGGCCTGGGAATCGAAGAGCGACTGGGAAATCTATAAAGCTATCGCCAAAAAGTTCTCTGAAGTTTGCGTGGGCCACCTCGGTAAAGAAACCGATGTCGTCACGCTGCCAATTCAGCACGACTCCGCTGCCGAACTGGCGCAGCCGTTAGACGTGAAGGACTGGAAAAAAGGTGAATGTGACCTGATTCCTGGTGTTACCGCGCCGCATATCATGACCGTTGAACGTGATTATCCGGCTACCTACGAGCGTTTCACCTCCATCGGCCCGCTGATGGAAAAAATCGGTAATGGCGGTAAAGGGATTGCCTGGAACACCCAGAGCGAAATGGATCTGCTGCGTAAGCTCAACTACACCAAGGCTGAAGGTCCGGCGAAAGGCCAGCCGATGCTGGATACAGCGATTGATGCCGCAGAGATGATCCTCACCCTGGCGCCGGAAACCAACGGTCAGGTGGCCGTTAAAGCCTGGGCGGCGCTGAGTGAATTTACCGGCCGTGACCATACACATCTGGCGCTGAATAAAGAAGACGAAAAAATTCGTTTCCGCGATATTCAGGCGCAGCCGCGCAAAATTATCTCCAGCCCGACCTGGTCAGGCCTGGAAGATGAACATGTGTCTTATAACGCCGGTTATACCAACGTTCATGAGCTGATCCCATGGCGTACGCTGTCTGGTCGCCAACAGTTGTATCAGGATCATCAGTGGATGCGTGACTTCGGTGAAAGCTTGCTGGTTTATCGTCCGCCAATCGACACCCGTTCCGTGAAAGCGGTAATCGGCGAGAAATCTAACGGTAACCCGGAAAAAGCGCTCAACTTCCTGACGCCGCACCAGAAATGGGGTATCCACTCCACCTACAGCGATAACCTGTTGATGCTGACGCTGTCACGCGGCGGCCCGATTGTATGGATGAGCGAAGTCGATGCGAAGGATCTGGGTATTGAGGATAACGACTGGATCGAAGTCTTCAACAGCAACGGCGCACTGACGGCGCGTGCAGTTGTCAGCCAGCGTGTGCCGGCTGGGATGACCATGATGTACCACGCGCAGGAACGTATCGTTAACCTGCCGGGTTCAGAAATCACCCAGCAGCGCGGTGGGATCCACAACTCGGTGACCCGTATTACGCCGAAACCGACCCATATGATCGGCGGCTATGCGCAACTGGCCTACGGCTTTAACTACTACGGTACCGTCGGTTCAAACCGCGATGAGTTCGTAGTTGTACGTAAGATGAAGAACATTAACTGGTTGGATGGCGAAGGCAATGACCAGGTACAGGAGAGCGTAAAATGA